The following proteins are encoded in a genomic region of Sulfurimonas sp. HSL3-7:
- a CDS encoding peptidase M42 — MRNTLKPFRGFLDILKHLIRRPSVVGAEHPFFLSLKRELDEIGIKTTLYEGLLVAEGSDPDRGMLSAHIDRHGLICTGPNEFQYAAFMTQNRGDLTGDSIAEQTYMAIVERFKQQSVQAYEPWSGSYLGLGTIDNAYICERRKNLVFEVKGLEHLLPGTPVAFVDTLSSKNGLLSAQLDNVLSAAVIVYLYRCGYKGTAFFTAQEESGKSWRFLLEWFRRLDKSTDRLLVLDTSPYPNREEAERQHIVLRHRDANAKFDSPLTKEIEKLCRKLKIDYSFKDSYLKIENKKRVSEGMKKNSLGSTEMGRLTAASGGTITGTTLQVPTTGYHTTSETVSVESVAKMLELLKHMYIDAS, encoded by the coding sequence ATGCGTAATACATTAAAGCCGTTCAGAGGGTTTCTTGACATCCTCAAACATCTTATCCGCCGCCCCTCCGTCGTCGGCGCCGAACACCCCTTTTTCCTTTCGCTTAAACGCGAACTCGACGAGATCGGCATCAAAACAACACTTTACGAAGGGCTGCTTGTCGCCGAAGGCAGCGATCCCGACCGCGGTATGCTCTCGGCGCACATCGACCGCCACGGGCTGATCTGCACCGGCCCCAACGAGTTCCAGTATGCGGCGTTCATGACGCAGAACCGCGGGGACCTGACGGGCGATTCGATCGCCGAACAGACCTATATGGCCATCGTCGAGCGCTTCAAACAGCAGTCGGTGCAGGCTTATGAGCCGTGGTCGGGCAGTTACCTCGGGCTCGGCACCATCGATAACGCCTACATCTGCGAACGCCGCAAAAACCTTGTTTTCGAAGTAAAAGGACTTGAACATCTTCTGCCGGGAACCCCCGTCGCCTTTGTCGACACCCTTTCAAGCAAAAACGGACTGCTCTCGGCACAGCTGGACAATGTCCTCAGCGCTGCCGTCATCGTCTACCTCTACCGCTGCGGTTATAAGGGGACGGCCTTTTTCACGGCACAGGAGGAGTCTGGCAAAAGCTGGCGTTTTCTGCTGGAGTGGTTCCGCCGTTTGGACAAAAGTACCGACCGCCTTCTTGTCCTCGACACCAGCCCCTACCCGAACCGCGAGGAAGCGGAGCGTCAGCATATCGTGCTGCGCCACCGCGATGCCAATGCCAAATTCGACTCGCCGCTGACCAAAGAGATCGAAAAACTGTGCCGTAAACTCAAGATCGACTACAGCTTCAAGGACAGCTACCTGAAAATCGAGAACAAGAAACGCGTCTCCGAGGGGATGAAGAAAAACTCACTCGGAAGCACCGAGATGGGACGTCTGACGGCGGCCAGCGGCGGAACGATCACAGGCACGACCCTGCAGGTCCCGACGACAGGCTACCACACGACATCGGAGACGGTCTCCGTGGAATCGGTCGCAAAAATGCTCGAACTGCTCAAACATATGTATATCGATGCGTCGTGA
- a CDS encoding glutaminase, with translation MDYQAILNDIADEIRPFLKEGKVADYIPALAEVDPEQFGMALTLFDGTQFSVGDAETLFSIQSISKVFTFTLALNFYGTDMYKRIGREPSGNPFNSLVQLEYEHGIPRNPFINAGAINVTDALLSHYGDDGNTLHEVLTFIRSIADEPSIDYNETVAASEMDHGFRNLALANLMKSFNNLDNDVQEVVETYFKHCAVEMDTKMLSRAMLYLANHGVDPITGTVHITPQQAKRINAVMLTCGHYDASGDFAFHVGLPGKSGVGGGIVAVIPKLMGLAVWSPGLNAQGNSLVGTKALELFTTKTGLSVF, from the coding sequence ATGGATTACCAAGCAATTCTTAATGACATAGCAGACGAAATACGCCCTTTCCTTAAAGAGGGCAAGGTGGCAGACTACATCCCCGCTCTTGCCGAGGTCGATCCTGAACAGTTCGGCATGGCCCTGACCCTTTTCGACGGGACACAGTTCAGCGTCGGTGATGCGGAGACCCTCTTTTCTATTCAGAGCATCTCAAAGGTCTTTACCTTTACCCTGGCGCTGAATTTTTACGGCACCGATATGTACAAACGTATCGGCCGCGAACCTTCGGGAAACCCTTTTAATTCGCTGGTGCAACTCGAATACGAGCACGGCATTCCCCGAAACCCCTTTATCAATGCCGGTGCCATCAACGTCACCGATGCCCTCTTGAGCCACTACGGTGATGACGGCAACACTCTGCATGAGGTCCTGACCTTTATCCGCTCCATTGCCGACGAACCGTCCATCGACTACAATGAAACGGTCGCGGCATCCGAGATGGACCACGGTTTTCGCAACCTCGCTTTGGCGAACCTGATGAAAAGTTTTAACAACCTCGACAATGATGTTCAGGAAGTCGTCGAGACCTATTTCAAACACTGTGCCGTCGAGATGGATACAAAGATGCTCTCAAGGGCGATGCTCTATCTGGCCAACCACGGGGTCGATCCCATCACCGGTACCGTCCACATCACACCTCAGCAGGCCAAACGCATCAACGCCGTCATGCTCACCTGCGGCCACTATGACGCCTCGGGAGATTTTGCCTTCCACGTCGGACTTCCCGGCAAAAGCGGCGTCGGCGGCGGTATCGTCGCCGTCATACCCAAACTGATGGGGCTCGCCGTCTGGTCGCCGGGCCTTAACGCCCAGGGCAACTCCCTCGTCGGGACCAAGGCCCTGGAACTTTTTACGACCAAGACGGGGCTCTCTGTTTTTTAA
- a CDS encoding mechanosensitive ion channel domain-containing protein — MRWFIVILFLKAAVWSASIDTNLYEGTDKEAYYLTIAERIETEAKSGLTSEETIKEERLQLARVRSAAAQVPKIERYDLTALADGANTLHGYYGAINAGASLRLRMEQRRKMLRDLSSKTAFLKQSIERIVKEEKPRLLSYQLQYAYYKLQQKNLEARVDLLQTHGQEVMDLLVKHLALLQCDVHKTVDEALARSTAALEQALQQKVALQISLEKAMIEGSGKSAPLQQKINAAETQYQQALTAKIGAEVQQSLCMLKQKRNKAFFARLEEIQTLSENLSKEERPRYEQILAILRELAKEVFGSTKLFIGDTQHESMAALTKIKETFTAPLFVYNEQPISLLSLLKALIWVILGFFLGVLYKRWIARVARRWPDMSQMSIRLASNIGYYLIVIITFIIAIGSIGIDMTSISLIAGALSIGIGFGLQTVVSNLIAGIILMFERTIRIGDTIEISDMLRGRVTDMRIRSTTIKTFDNIDIVVPNSSFIQNNVINWTLDDPTRRLHIPFGVAYGTEVERVKKVILEELEKSALTYIKDNSEKKPEVWMVAMNSSSVDFELLVWVEWASKLRPNSLRSDFLILIYNALYKHGIQIPFPQLDLYVKQLPADTLK, encoded by the coding sequence ATGAGATGGTTTATAGTTATACTCTTTTTGAAAGCTGCGGTATGGTCCGCTTCGATCGATACCAATCTGTATGAAGGCACGGACAAAGAGGCCTATTACCTGACGATCGCTGAGCGGATTGAGACAGAGGCCAAAAGCGGCCTCACCTCCGAAGAGACCATAAAGGAAGAGCGGCTGCAGTTGGCAAGGGTTCGCAGCGCCGCAGCGCAGGTCCCGAAGATAGAACGCTACGATCTTACAGCTCTTGCTGACGGTGCAAATACGCTCCATGGGTATTACGGCGCCATCAATGCCGGGGCATCTTTGCGCTTGCGAATGGAGCAGCGTCGAAAAATGCTCCGTGACCTCTCTTCCAAGACGGCATTTTTAAAGCAGTCTATCGAACGTATCGTCAAAGAGGAGAAGCCCCGGCTCCTCTCTTATCAGCTCCAGTATGCCTACTATAAACTCCAGCAGAAAAACCTTGAAGCGAGAGTGGATCTTCTGCAGACCCACGGACAGGAGGTCATGGATCTGCTTGTTAAGCATCTCGCCCTGCTGCAGTGCGATGTTCACAAAACAGTTGATGAGGCATTGGCCCGCAGCACTGCAGCGCTCGAACAGGCCCTTCAGCAGAAGGTCGCACTGCAGATCAGCCTTGAAAAGGCGATGATTGAAGGCAGCGGTAAATCAGCGCCGCTTCAACAGAAGATCAATGCTGCCGAAACGCAATACCAGCAGGCGCTGACTGCAAAGATCGGTGCAGAGGTACAGCAGTCTCTCTGCATGTTGAAACAGAAGCGAAATAAAGCTTTTTTTGCCCGGCTTGAGGAGATACAGACTCTCTCGGAAAACCTTTCCAAAGAGGAGCGACCCCGCTATGAGCAGATACTTGCCATCCTCAGGGAACTCGCCAAGGAGGTGTTCGGTTCGACAAAACTCTTCATCGGAGACACCCAGCACGAAAGCATGGCCGCCCTGACGAAGATCAAAGAGACGTTCACTGCACCGCTGTTCGTCTATAACGAACAGCCCATCAGTCTGCTGAGTCTTCTTAAAGCCCTTATCTGGGTTATTCTCGGATTTTTTCTGGGCGTGCTGTACAAACGGTGGATAGCGCGTGTGGCCCGCCGGTGGCCCGACATGAGCCAGATGTCCATCCGGCTGGCCTCCAATATCGGATATTACCTGATCGTGATCATCACCTTCATCATTGCCATCGGCAGTATCGGCATCGACATGACCTCCATCTCGTTGATCGCCGGGGCGCTCTCCATCGGTATCGGTTTCGGGCTTCAGACCGTTGTCTCCAACCTGATCGCGGGGATCATTCTAATGTTCGAACGCACCATCCGCATCGGCGACACGATCGAGATCAGCGATATGCTGCGCGGCAGGGTGACCGACATGCGTATCCGATCGACCACGATCAAAACTTTCGACAACATCGACATCGTCGTTCCCAACTCCTCGTTCATCCAGAACAATGTCATCAACTGGACGCTGGATGACCCGACCAGACGCCTGCACATCCCTTTTGGCGTCGCGTACGGTACCGAAGTCGAACGCGTCAAAAAAGTGATCCTCGAAGAGCTCGAAAAAAGTGCGTTGACCTATATTAAGGACAATAGTGAGAAAAAACCAGAAGTCTGGATGGTCGCCATGAACAGCAGCAGCGTTGATTTTGAGCTGCTTGTTTGGGTAGAATGGGCTAGTAAACTACGCCCCAACTCGCTGCGGTCGGATTTTCTGATTCTGATCTACAATGCGCTGTACAAACACGGTATTCAGATACCGTTTCCGCAACTTGATCTCTACGTCAAGCAGCTGCCTGCAGACACACTGAAATAA
- a CDS encoding MBL fold metallo-hydrolase codes for MAKVTSYGAAQTVTGSCHLVKINSVEILIDCGMFQGDTGGMSNYEPFAFDPAKIQYLILTHAHLDHIGRVAKLVKEGFDGEIIATQPTYDIAKIMLLDSAGILEEEYRTLKRKARRRGEEESVSEPLYTQEHVHQVFEKKWHTLEYFEHHKLRQHIRVSLGNAGHIMGSAFVILDYHEESEPKRIVFSGDIGSPHRLIIDSADTVDKADALFIESTYGDRDHKPLLESVHEFKKAVTETLERGGNVLIPSFALERTQEILWLLHEMFKAHTLPECRVFLDSPLAIKATELYNKYPLQLSDEVEWEAAIGSDPFSFKWLEMTSTRDESMEINRVRERAIIIAGSGMCTGGRIMHHLKNRLWNPKNAVIFVGYQVEGTLGRRIIDGAKFVRIYNEEIITKAQVYTINGFSAHADQSDLIDWIRPIKGLKTLCLVHGEEEKMELFAKAINEALKIDAHIMKRGIPVTL; via the coding sequence ATGGCAAAAGTAACATCATACGGAGCGGCCCAGACCGTCACAGGCTCATGTCACCTCGTTAAGATCAATTCGGTAGAGATTCTGATCGACTGCGGCATGTTCCAGGGGGACACCGGCGGTATGAGCAACTATGAACCCTTTGCGTTCGATCCGGCCAAGATACAGTATCTCATCCTGACCCATGCCCACCTTGACCATATCGGAAGGGTCGCCAAGCTGGTCAAAGAGGGCTTTGACGGCGAGATCATTGCGACCCAGCCCACCTACGATATTGCCAAGATCATGCTGCTCGACAGTGCCGGGATCCTCGAAGAGGAGTACAGAACCCTGAAAAGAAAGGCACGCCGCCGCGGCGAGGAGGAGAGTGTTTCCGAACCGCTCTATACCCAGGAGCATGTCCATCAGGTATTTGAAAAAAAATGGCATACGCTCGAATATTTCGAGCACCATAAACTGCGCCAGCATATCAGAGTCTCTTTGGGCAATGCGGGGCATATTATGGGGAGTGCTTTCGTCATTCTCGACTACCACGAGGAGAGTGAACCAAAACGCATCGTCTTTTCCGGCGACATCGGCAGTCCCCACCGGCTGATCATCGACAGTGCCGATACGGTCGACAAAGCCGATGCGCTTTTTATCGAATCGACTTACGGCGACCGCGACCATAAGCCGTTGCTGGAAAGTGTACACGAATTCAAAAAGGCCGTCACCGAGACCCTTGAACGCGGCGGAAACGTGCTGATCCCCTCCTTTGCGCTTGAGCGTACCCAGGAGATCCTCTGGCTGCTGCACGAAATGTTTAAGGCCCATACACTGCCGGAGTGCCGTGTTTTTCTCGACAGCCCGCTGGCTATCAAAGCGACCGAGCTCTACAACAAATACCCGCTCCAGCTCAGCGACGAGGTTGAATGGGAGGCGGCCATCGGCAGTGACCCTTTTTCCTTCAAGTGGCTTGAAATGACCTCGACCAGGGATGAGTCCATGGAGATCAACCGGGTCAGAGAACGGGCGATCATCATTGCCGGCAGCGGCATGTGTACAGGCGGACGCATCATGCACCATCTCAAAAACCGCCTCTGGAACCCGAAAAATGCGGTGATTTTCGTGGGTTATCAGGTTGAGGGGACACTCGGACGCCGTATCATCGACGGCGCGAAGTTTGTCAGAATCTACAATGAAGAGATCATTACCAAGGCGCAGGTCTATACGATCAACGGATTTTCAGCCCATGCCGACCAGAGTGATCTCATCGACTGGATACGTCCTATCAAAGGGCTGAAGACCCTCTGTCTGGTCCACGGCGAAGAAGAGAAGATGGAGCTCTTTGCGAAGGCGATCAACGAAGCATTGAAAATAGACGCACACATCATGAAACGCGGCATTCCTGTCACATTATAA
- the ppk2 gene encoding polyphosphate kinase 2 → MKDNALTEQQLDEAISTYKENLALEPYQAELVKLQQHIERHRLKLVILFEGRDAAGKGSVIGSVSRYMNPKHYRIVALGRPTEEERTQWYFQRYIKHFPHGGELVLFDRSWYNRAMVEQVFGFCSEVEHDLFMRDVVPFEESLVDNGTLLVKLYFSVTKEKQAQRFEQRRTDPLRQWKLSEIDLQAQSMWDQFTETKFRMLKQTSHNKAPWHIIRSNDKHKARLETMKLILNQVDYDGRCRALEFAPDPKTVFSAEEELAVMEKQQLKRGKGNA, encoded by the coding sequence ATGAAAGACAATGCGTTGACTGAACAGCAACTTGATGAAGCGATAAGCACCTACAAAGAGAACCTTGCGCTGGAACCTTACCAGGCCGAACTTGTCAAACTGCAACAGCACATCGAACGCCACAGGCTCAAACTGGTTATTCTTTTTGAAGGGCGCGATGCTGCGGGCAAGGGAAGCGTCATCGGCAGCGTCAGCCGCTATATGAATCCCAAACACTACCGCATCGTGGCACTGGGGCGTCCGACGGAAGAGGAGCGGACGCAGTGGTATTTCCAGCGTTATATCAAACATTTTCCGCATGGCGGCGAACTGGTGCTGTTTGACCGAAGCTGGTACAACCGGGCGATGGTCGAACAGGTTTTCGGTTTCTGCTCCGAAGTAGAGCATGATCTGTTCATGCGCGATGTCGTCCCTTTCGAGGAGTCGCTGGTCGATAACGGCACGCTGCTGGTCAAACTCTACTTCAGTGTCACCAAAGAGAAACAGGCACAGCGTTTCGAGCAGCGCCGCACCGACCCGCTGCGCCAATGGAAGCTCAGCGAGATCGACCTGCAGGCGCAGAGCATGTGGGACCAGTTCACCGAAACGAAATTCCGGATGCTCAAACAGACCAGCCATAACAAAGCGCCATGGCATATCATCCGCTCAAACGACAAGCATAAGGCCCGCCTGGAGACGATGAAGCTGATCCTTAACCAGGTCGATTACGACGGACGCTGCCGCGCACTGGAGTTTGCACCGGATCCAAAAACCGTCTTCAGTGCCGAAGAGGAGCTTGCCGTGATGGAAAAACAGCAGTTAAAACGAGGAAAGGGAAATGCGTAA
- a CDS encoding phosphatidylglycerol lysyltransferase domain-containing protein, protein MAKLTVNKHTLKPFGLDAKPVIEKYLAKLDVDISDYTFAANYIWLANSSGFYAIINKCFCLFVMTGGELTMLLPPLGKKKHVTEAMVRCFDIMNKNNSSRYYARIDYVQASMIEAFVQSTDEGESMFEMLEHYIVEKKLVDYVYEADNLIELRGNSYHTKRTEINKFIKSYADHRIEVLDSVKHHDEIMHLFNKWVSDRVKYMPKEEAELFLDGIHQERHAVKRMLKHYEELQLIGLVIYIDGELKGFTAGERISADTAAVIIEKTDFEVMGCAQFIFRAFSKMLKEHYGSTYINVGDDMGFENLRKVKMSYRPFKLVAKYTIYQK, encoded by the coding sequence ATGGCTAAGCTTACTGTCAACAAACATACCCTCAAACCTTTCGGTCTCGATGCCAAACCTGTCATCGAAAAATACCTTGCCAAACTCGACGTTGATATCAGTGATTATACCTTTGCGGCGAACTATATCTGGCTGGCCAACAGCAGCGGTTTTTATGCCATCATCAACAAGTGTTTCTGTCTGTTTGTCATGACGGGAGGCGAACTGACGATGCTTCTGCCGCCGTTGGGGAAGAAAAAACATGTTACCGAAGCGATGGTGCGGTGTTTCGATATTATGAACAAGAACAACAGCTCTCGCTATTATGCCCGCATTGACTACGTACAGGCATCGATGATCGAAGCGTTCGTGCAGTCCACGGACGAAGGCGAAAGCATGTTCGAGATGCTTGAACACTATATCGTTGAAAAGAAGCTGGTCGATTATGTCTATGAAGCGGACAACCTGATCGAGCTGCGCGGCAACAGCTACCACACCAAGCGCACTGAGATCAACAAGTTCATCAAGTCCTATGCGGACCACCGTATCGAGGTGCTTGACAGCGTCAAGCACCATGACGAGATCATGCATCTGTTCAACAAATGGGTTTCGGACCGCGTGAAATACATGCCGAAAGAGGAGGCGGAGCTTTTTCTCGACGGTATCCACCAGGAGCGTCACGCCGTCAAACGGATGCTCAAGCACTACGAAGAACTGCAGCTCATCGGTCTGGTCATCTATATCGACGGCGAGCTCAAGGGGTTCACGGCAGGCGAGCGTATCAGCGCGGACACCGCCGCCGTCATCATCGAAAAGACCGATTTCGAGGTGATGGGGTGTGCCCAGTTCATCTTCCGTGCGTTTTCCAAGATGCTCAAAGAGCACTACGGCAGCACCTATATCAACGTCGGCG